Part of the Clostridia bacterium genome is shown below.
GGACGACGATGCGCGCCGCAGACGCCTGGGCCATTTCGCGCGGCCTGCCCGAGGCGGCGTTGATGTACGCGGCCGGGCGCGCCGTCGCGGCCGCGGCGCGCCGCTGGCTCGAGCGGCGGGGCCGCTGGCCGGGGCGCGTGTTCGTCGCCTGCGGCAAGGG
Proteins encoded:
- a CDS encoding bifunctional ADP-dependent NAD(P)H-hydrate dehydratase/NAD(P)H-hydrate epimerase, with translation MRIVTGTTMRAADAWAISRGLPEAALMYAAGRAVAAAARRWLERRGRWPGRVFVACGKG